One Pseudodesulfovibrio sp. JC047 DNA segment encodes these proteins:
- a CDS encoding DNA-binding protein, producing MVKKTSKQLLTPDEARAKLDEQGLSIARWAVQHGLNPNTVSDLLNGRKKGVRGESHNAAVLLGLKHGKIANRQQTATAMNA from the coding sequence ATGGTCAAGAAGACCTCCAAGCAACTCCTTACCCCGGATGAGGCACGGGCAAAGCTGGATGAGCAGGGATTATCCATTGCTCGATGGGCCGTCCAGCACGGCCTGAATCCCAACACTGTCAGTGACCTCCTTAATGGTCGGAAAAAAGGCGTTCGCGGCGAATCTCATAATGCCGCCGTTCTTCTCGGATTGAAGCACGGCAAGATTGCGAACCGTCAACAGACCGCAACCGCGATGAATGCATAG
- a CDS encoding helix-turn-helix transcriptional regulator, producing MPNETVGDRIRTIRGGVSQKEFAEKYGLNRNTLARYEKGDNDPSASFLKALIEDYGLDANWLLLGGEEPPRQELTPREAALLDNYRHSPEDAQRNLETTSALLAQHKKKNLKDTG from the coding sequence GTGCCTAATGAAACTGTTGGAGATCGGATAAGAACTATCCGAGGCGGAGTCTCCCAAAAGGAGTTCGCCGAAAAATATGGTCTTAATAGAAATACGTTGGCCCGCTATGAAAAGGGGGACAACGATCCGAGTGCGTCTTTTTTAAAGGCGTTGATTGAAGATTATGGATTAGATGCAAATTGGCTCCTCCTTGGCGGAGAGGAGCCTCCCCGACAGGAGTTGACGCCAAGGGAGGCGGCTCTGCTGGACAATTACAGGCACAGCCCCGAAGACGCACAACGTAATCTGGAAACGACGAGTGCTCTTCTCGCGCAACACAAGAAGAAAAACTTGAAGGATACAGGATAA